ACCTTTAAACATTATTGCTATTATAGCTGGATGTGAAAATATGCCTGATGGTAATTCATATAGACCTGGTGATATTATACAAACAATGTCTGGAATTACTGTAGAAATTACAAATACAGATGCGGAAGGACGTTTAATTTTATGTGATATTTTAACTTATATAAAAAAGTACAATCCTAAATACGTTATTGATATTGCTACTTTAACAGGAGCTTGTGTTATAGCATTAGGTAATAATATAAGTGGTTTAATGACTAATAATAAAAAATTATCTGAAAATATTATGAAATCTTCATTAGAAACAGATGATCGTGTTTGGGAATTACCTATCGATGATAAAAGTTATTATGATCAATTAAAATCTAATTTTGCTGATTTAGTGAACAGTAGTAATAGTATAGCTGGAGGAGCGATTACTGCAGCTTGTTTTTTATCTAAATTTACTAAAGAATACAAATGGGCTCACATAGATATTGCAGGAACAGCATGGTATTATTTAAATCAAAAAGCAATTTCTTCAGGTAGACCTATTAATATGTTATGTCAATTTCTAATTAATGAAACATTAAATAATAAATAATAAATTTAATATACATTATATTTATATAGGATATTTTTTATCATGGATAAAATATATAATCCAAATTTTTTTGAAAAAAAAATTTATAATTATTGGGAAAATAATAAATATTTAAAAAAAAGATTAATAAAAAACTCTAAAAAATATTTTTCTATTATGGTTCCACCCCCAAATATTACTGGATGTTTACACATGGGGCATGCATTACAATATACAATTATTGATATTTTAATACGTTATAATCGTATGTTAGGAAAAAATATATTATGTCAAGTAGGAATAGATCATGCAGGTATTGCAACTCAAAATTTAATAGAAAAAAAAATTTTTAAAGAAACAGGAAAAATAAAAAATGATTATAGTAAAAAATTTTTTTTAGAAAATGTTTGGAAGTGGAAAAAAAAATATAGTAATATTATTTATAATCAAATGAAAAGATTAGGTTTGTCTGCAGATTGGGAAAAAACAAGATTTACAATGGATAGTAAATTTACTAAATCTGTAAGAGATATTTTTATTTTACTTTATGATGATGGATTAATATATAAAAAAAAAAAATTAATACATTGGGATTTTAAATTAAAGACTGTAATTTCTGATTTAGAAGTAGAACATAAGAAAATAAAAACAAATATTTGGTATATAAAATATTTATTATCAAATAATATTAAAACTATAGATAATAAAAATTATTTAACTGTAGCTACAACACGTCCTGAAACATTATTAGCTGATACTGCAGTTGCAATTAATCCATCAGATAAGAGATATAATAATTTAATTGGAAAATTTGTAATTATTCCAATAATTAAACGTAAAATTCCTATAATAGCAGATGATTATGCTAAAATAGAAAAAGGAACAGGATGTGTAAAAATTAGTCCAGCTCATGATTTTAATGATTATAAAATTGCAATAAAACATAATTTACCTTTAATTAATATTTTTGATTTAAATGGTAATATTTTAAATAAATACCAAATTTATAACAAACAAAAAACAAATATTTTATTTAATGAAAATATACCTAAAAAATTACAAAAAATTAATTTTATAAAAGCAAGAAATATTATTATAAAAAAAATAAAAGAAAAAGGATTACTAGATTCATATAAAAAAAAATTTACACTTATCCCATTTAATATTCGTAGTAATACTATAATTATTCCTATGTTAACAAATCAATGGTATCTAAATACAAAAATTTTATCAAAAAATGCAATAAATGCTGTAAAGAAAAAGCAAATAAAATTTTTTCCAAAAAAATATAAAAATATGTTTTATTCTTGGATGAATAATATTCAAGATTGGTGTATATCTAGACAATTATGGTGGGGACATCAAATACCAGCTTGGTATGATCATAATAATAATATTTATGTGGGTAAAAATTTAAAAGAAATAAAAAAAAAATATAATTTAGATAAAAATATATCTTTAGTACAAGATTCTGATGTTTTAGATACATGGTTTTCTTCTAGTTTATGGACTTTTATTACATTAAATTGGCCTAAAAATAAAACAGATTTTTTTTTATTTCATCCTACTAGTGTTATTGTAAGTGGTTTTGATATTATTTTTTTTTGGATATCTAGAATGATAATGATGACAATGTATTGTGTTAAAAATAAAAATAATATTCCACAAATTCCTTTTAAACATATCTTAATGACAGGATTAATAAGAGATAATAAAGGTAATAAGATGTCTAAATCTAAAGGAAATATTATTAATCCTATAGATTTTATTGAAGGAACTTTATCAAAAAATATATTAAATAATCAAAATTATAAAAAAAATAATAAAATAAATTATCATAATAAAAATATAGAAAAAAAAATATCAAATAAAATTTATGGAGCAGATGCATTAAGATTTACATTAGCTTCTTTATCATCTACTGGTCGTAATATATGTTGGGATATAAATAGATTAGAAGGATATCGTAATTTTTGTAATAAAATTTGGAATGCTAGTATTTTTATACTAAAAAATATAAAATATGAATTTATTAAAAATAAAGAAAATTTATCTTTAGTAGATAAATGGATTTGGTCTGAATATCATTTAATTATTAAATCTTATACAAAATCATTAAATGAATATAGATTTGATCATTCAACTAATATTATATATAATTTTATATGGAATAAATTTTGTGACTGGTATTTAGAATATAGTAAATTTATTTTTCAAGAAAAAAATCAATTAAAATATTCAGGAACACATTATACATTATTTAATATTTTTAAATCATTTTTAAAATTATCACATCCTATAATTCCATTTATTACTGAAATTATATGGCAAAAAATGAATAAAAATAATCAAACTGAATATAATAATAGTATTATGATTCAAAATTTTCCTAAATTTAATAAATCTAAAATAGA
Above is a genomic segment from Enterobacteriaceae endosymbiont of Donacia dentata containing:
- a CDS encoding valine--tRNA ligase; this encodes MDKIYNPNFFEKKIYNYWENNKYLKKRLIKNSKKYFSIMVPPPNITGCLHMGHALQYTIIDILIRYNRMLGKNILCQVGIDHAGIATQNLIEKKIFKETGKIKNDYSKKFFLENVWKWKKKYSNIIYNQMKRLGLSADWEKTRFTMDSKFTKSVRDIFILLYDDGLIYKKKKLIHWDFKLKTVISDLEVEHKKIKTNIWYIKYLLSNNIKTIDNKNYLTVATTRPETLLADTAVAINPSDKRYNNLIGKFVIIPIIKRKIPIIADDYAKIEKGTGCVKISPAHDFNDYKIAIKHNLPLINIFDLNGNILNKYQIYNKQKTNILFNENIPKKLQKINFIKARNIIIKKIKEKGLLDSYKKKFTLIPFNIRSNTIIIPMLTNQWYLNTKILSKNAINAVKKKQIKFFPKKYKNMFYSWMNNIQDWCISRQLWWGHQIPAWYDHNNNIYVGKNLKEIKKKYNLDKNISLVQDSDVLDTWFSSSLWTFITLNWPKNKTDFFLFHPTSVIVSGFDIIFFWISRMIMMTMYCVKNKNNIPQIPFKHILMTGLIRDNKGNKMSKSKGNIINPIDFIEGTLSKNILNNQNYKKNNKINYHNKNIEKKISNKIYGADALRFTLASLSSTGRNICWDINRLEGYRNFCNKIWNASIFILKNIKYEFIKNKENLSLVDKWIWSEYHLIIKSYTKSLNEYRFDHSTNIIYNFIWNKFCDWYLEYSKFIFQEKNQLKYSGTHYTLFNIFKSFLKLSHPIIPFITEIIWQKMNKNNQTEYNNSIMIQNFPKFNKSKIDLKSIKIFNIFIKIITIIRKSRIEMNIDNNKKINLYIKNINYKLDIFIKNNINILKKFVNIKKIFFLENNINFPEKTLINKINKIEFAIPLNIKIINKKFLLNKINIKLQNNQKMINILNKNIKNKNFLSKAPKQIIQKKLEEIKNYKILKKELLKKILLIKSL